DNA sequence from the Cohnella herbarum genome:
GCTGACGGAGCAAGTATACCAATACGGTAAGCTGCAGCGGCCAGCGGAGATTATCGAGCGCATTAGCGGACAATCGCTTCAATCTTCCTATCTATGCGATTATTTGGAAAATAAATATCGGGAAATCTATCGATTGGAATAGCTCGAGAACGGGGCGGAGACGAGGAAACTCATATCCGTCCCGTTGCATGGGAGGTACTCGCCGGGAGGAGTCAAGATGGGCTTTCGCGTCATAAAAACGGCATTGGCTACGCTGGCGGCGATCTATACGGCCTATCTCTTAGGGGTAGACAATTCGCTGTCCGCCGGCATTCTTGCGATCTTAGGCGTGGATACGACGCGTTGGCGCGGAATCAAGACCGTATTCGCTCGGTTTACGGCTTCCTTATTAGGATTGATGCTAGCTTCGGCATTGTTCGAATTTATCGGATTTTATTTCTGGGTATTAGCCTTATACATCATTCTAGCTTACCCCTTGTTAGCCAGAACCGGGCTCAAGGACGGAATCATAACCGGATCCGTCATCGTGTTCCATCTCTTCGCGTTCGGAGACGTTACGACGGTTGCGATCTTGACGGAGCTGAAGCTGCTCGCTATCGGACTCGGTTGGGCTACGATCTTTAATCTCGTGTATATGCCTAAGGAGAATAAAACGCTAATAACGCTTCGGGAGCGGACGGAGCAAGGATTTTCGGATATTTTCCGGCACTTGGCCATGCATTTGCGGTTTCCGGATACGTTATGGGATGGCGAGGAAGTGCTGATGACAAGCTCGGCGATCGAGGAAGGGGTTCAAGTCGCGCAACGGGCGCGTGAAAACAGGCTGATCCCCCAGGACGAGCCTTGGCAGCTTTACTTTCAAATGCGGCGCCAACAACTGGAATCTATTCAACTGATGATGGAGTCGGTAGCTTTCGTCTCGAGGCACGTCCCGCAAGCGGATCTGATAGCGGTGCTGTTCGATCGCTTGACCGAAGACGTGAAGTCGGACTATTACGAGGGCGAAACCGAACGGATGCTGACGGAGCTGGAGAAAAGCTTCAGGGGGCTGCCGTTGCCGCAGACGAGGGACGAGTTCGAGATCCGATCTTCGTTGTTCCAGTTAACCCGCGAATTAAGTCGTTATTTAGAGATTGCCAGCCGGGAAAAAAAACGGAAGTCAACTTCTGCCCATGCGATCATACAATGAAAAGTAAAGTCTATCTCGGCGAACGAATCCAACGGCGCCGGGAAACGGTTGCGGGTTGCTTCGATACATTTTTGTCACTCTAGACGAATGTCCTGCATAGACTTTAAGTGACTTGATCGTATGGAGGAGGTCTACTGAAATGGCTATTGCGGATAAACGGCTGCAGCGCAGGGAAATCATCACGAAGGCGGTTTGCGGCAAAGGCCGTAAGTTCTCGACGATTACCCACACCGTAACGCCGCCGCACCACCCGACCAGTATTCTGGGCGCGTGGATCATCAATCATCAATATGAAGCGGTGAAATCAGGGGACGGAATCGAAGTAATCGGGTCTTACGATATTAACATCTGGTATTCGTACAACAAAAACTCTCAAACCGATGTCGCGAAAGAAACGATCTCTTATGTTGAGCTCGTTCCCCTCTCGTACGTAGATCCGAAACATCGCTCTTCCACGGAAGAGGTATCTGCGGAAGCGACGCAGGAACCGAATTGCGTGGAAGCGACGATCAGTTCCAATGGTTCATCCGTAATCATCCGCGTCGAACGGGAATTCGCCGTGGAGATGGTGGCGGAAACTAAGGTGTGCGTCGTAGTCGATCCGAACGGATTCGACGACGATGGGAAAGAAGTGGACTTCGGCCTTGGTGACGATGGAGATTTCGAGGATCTCGATTCCGATTTACTGGAAGACGATTTGTAATCGGTTCGGTCATCGGCCGGTACTTAAGTCTATGCAGAGACGGAACAATAGTCGAGGGCGAATGCCCTGTCGGAACAACGGGATAAGCCTGATTGCAGCAGCGGCAAACATAGGGAAGGGTCATTCGGCTTCGGCGTTCATGCGCCGCCTGCGGGACGGCCCTTCCCGTGTTGCGTAAGGGGGACGCGAAGTGGTTAATAGGTCGGAAGCGGGTACCTTGTGGATCTATTGCGGCAAGAGCGGGAATAGAAGATCGGCTCTAGAGCGATTAGAGCTTCCCGAAATACGCGATCTCCGGCTCGCGAAGCCGAACGACTGCGTGATGATCGTCGGAGAATCCGAGGGCGCGGCTGTCGGTTCCATGAACCCGGTCGTTTCGTCCGTATCCCCTTGGCTCATGAACGCTGCCGCTTCCAGAGTCGCCTCATTGCCGCGCGAGGAGTTGGAACGGCGCTTGCGAAGGGAGGGCTTGCCAGCAAGATTCGGTGCAGGGAAGCGGGACGGAACGCCGATCTCGGTATCGGTATGGGGGCGCGCAGCCATTGAAATGAGACGCGTATTCCCGAATGCCAAAAAATTTAATGACGTAAAATATAAACGAAATCTTTGGGATAAGTCCGAAATCACTAGCGAGCATGCCATTTGGAAACCCGCCGAAAAACTATCCGTTCGCGCGCTGTACATGTTAGGGCTTGATTACGGTCAAGTCGATTTGTTACTAACCGAAGGCGGGAAACTTAGCATTACCGGAGTATCGCCATTCCTGAAAGAGGCGAGAGAAGAAGTTATCCCTACCCTTCATGAAGTCATACGCGGTTTCTCGGCCGTTTGGGCCGAGGAGACGTCGAATGGCGTTCGGGCAAAGCTCGGAGCCGACCCCGAATTCGTGCTGCTTTCGCCGGAAGGGCGGGTCGTCCCGGCTACTCGTTATTTTACGCCAGAAGGAGACACGGGAGCCGATTCCGTCCGGATTCGCGGCGAGAAACGCTGGCCGTTGGTCGAACTAAGGCCTAGACCGACTCTCTATCCGGAAAGCTTGACCTCGGACGTGAGAAGATTGCTTCAAGTCGCCGCCGAGCGTACGATAGGGAGCTCCCTCACTTGGAAAGCCGGAGCTTTACCCGTTCCCGGATTGCCGCTCGGCGGGCACGTCCATCTCAGCGGAGTGGCTTTGACGAACGAGCGGTTACGCGCGCTCGACAATGCCCTAGCGTTGCCGCTGCGTCTGCTAGAACCGCGAGAGGCCGCGCGAAGACGTCCTCGATACGGCTTCCTCGGTGACGCTAGAAGCCAGTCGCATGGAGGTTTCGAATATCGGACGCCGCCGAGTTGGCTTGTTTCTCCGCGGCTTGCGCTGGGGGCATTCGCCCTTGCCAAAGTCGCCGCGGAACATTCCCGGGAACTCGCATCGGACCGACCGCTGGATGAAGAGCGATATCGGGATGCTTTCTATCAAGGCGATCGTACGTTATTATTGGTAGCTATGGAACGGGTTCGACAAGTATTGGCTCGCACGAACGGTTATCTCGCTTATCGCGAGCCGATCGATTTTCTGTTCGATTCGATCGAACGAGGAAGAAGCTGGGACGAGAGCAGCGATATCCGGTTGAAGTGGCGAATCCCGATTCTTTAAGACGGTCGTTGTTATGCCAGGTTGTCTAGAATGAAAACAAGCTTTTGTGTAGTTTCCCGCTTTTGTTGGACAAGCTTAATTTAACAGTTACTTATTCGAGAGGTGCGAGGGCGATCAAGAATTCAGAGACGGGGCAAGTACCGGGGGAAAAGCCGGATATCGGCCGCAGGAAAAAAGAACATATCGAGATATGCCTGCATGAAGACGTGGAAGGCAGGGGTGAAGGAACGGGATTCGATAGGTATAGATTCCGTCATCTCGCGCTACCCGAAGTCAACTTTAACGGAATCGATACTTCAACCCAATTCCTTAATCGCAAGTTAAGAGTTCCGTTCATGGTCAGTTCCATGACCGGCGGAACGGACGAAGCCGGCCGAATAAACGTGAGATTGGCGGAAGCCGCGGAACGCAAAGGCTGGGCGATGGGACTCGGTTCGCTTCGCGCGGCGATCGCTAATCCTTCTACCGCGCGGAGTTATCAAGTCCGTCAACATGCGCCTAACGTACCGCTGCTGGCGAATTTGGGCGCGGTTCAGTTAAACTACGGCTTCGGAATCGAGGAATGCCGCAGAGCGGTACAAATGACGGATGCCGATGCGCTCGTCTTGCATTTGAACGGTTTGCAGGAATTGTTCCAGAACGAAGGGGATAACAATTTCGGCGGGCTATTGAATAAGATCGAGCGCTTATGTCGCGAAGCCGAATTTCCGATCGGCGTGAAAGAGGTCGGATGGGGAATCGACGGAGATACCGCAAGCAAGCTGGCTGACGCGGGGGTATCGTTCATCGACGTTGCGGGCGCGGGCGGCACCTCTTGGATCGAAGTCGAAAAGCACCGTTCCGCAAATCACTTAACGCGCGAGGCCGCCAAGGCGTTCGAGGACTGGGGAACGCCGACCGCGGAATGCATCGCGGAGACGAGGGCGGCGGTACCGGATGCTTACGTGATCGGGAGCGGAGGGTTGGCGAACGGCGTGGATGCCGCGAAAGCGATCGCCCTCGGCGCCGACTTGGCTTCCTTCGGCAGATCTCTGCTTGCTCCCGCGCTACATTCCGCGGAACGGTTGTCGGAACTGTTCGATAGGCTGGAATTCGAGCTGAAAGCAGCGATGTTCGGTATCGGCGCCGCCAATATGAGCCAGTTAAGCCGGACGGAACGGTTGCTGAGAATGAACTAGCCATATCTTTTTGGACACGAACTGTCCCGGCACAATTCATTTTTGGTATAATGAGATATTGAACTTGTTAGCCACTGCTTATGATACCGGGAGGAAGACCATGGCTGGATATACCCCCATGATGGAACAATATTTATCGGTGAAGGCGACCGCGAAGGATGCTTTGCTGTTTTTTCGCCTTGGCGATTTCTATGAAATGTTTTTCGAGGATGCGATAACCGCCTCGAGGGAGTTGGAAATTACGTTAACGGGTCGGGGAGCCGGGCAAGAAGAACGGATTCCGATGTGCGGAGTTCCCCATCATGCCGCGGAAGGTTATATCGCTCGACTAATCGACAAAGGCTACAAAGTTGCCGTCTGCGAACAGGTGGAAGATCCGGCGAGCGCGAAGGGCGTCGTGAAACGCGAGATCGTTCGGATCGTTACGCCGGGGACGGTCATGGATTCGAAAATGCTCGGAGACGCCTCGAACAATTTTATCGTGGGCGCCGCTCGGCAAAGCGCGAGAGTCGGGATCGCGGCTTGCGATTTGACGACGGGTGAACTGTACGTGACCTCTTTCGCGGAATCGAACGAAGCCGTCAAAAATATCATGAACGTCTACAGGCCGTCGGAAGCCGTCGGCGACGAAGCTTCGATCGCCGCGATTAACGCGGATCTAAATCCAACGTCGCGCGCCGTCCTCACTACTGTGCGGGAAGAAGCGGATCTGAGGAGATTGGCCGATCAATTTCCGGAAGAACCGTGGAGCGTGCACGAACCCGTAAGGCAGCAAGCGGTAGCGCGCTTAATCTCTTATTTGGATGAAACGCAGAAGAGGTCGCTCACCCATCTACGTTCTATCAAAGCTTACGATTCGGAATCCTATATGTCCTTGGACGCTTTCACTAGGCGAAACCTTGAACTTACGGAAACCGTACGCGATCGCTCGCGCAAAGGTTCGTTGCTTTCTCTACTAGACCGCACGCGGACGGCGATGGGCGCTAGACTGCTTAAGCGTTGGATCGATCAGCCCTTGCTTAACCAGGCGGAAGCGGAACGCAGATTGGATGCCGTAGAGGCGTTGCACGGCGATTGGATCAAACGCAAGGAGCTTCGAGACGATCTCGGCGAGGTGTACGACTTAGAAAGACTCGCCGGGAGAATCGCGTACGGAACGGCGAACGCGAGAGATTTGAACGCGCTGAAAAATTCGTTGAAGCGTATTCCGGCTATCCAGCAATCTTGCCGGGGATTAAACGCGACGCCGCTTAACGCTCTCGCGGACCGAATGGATTCCTGCGACGATATCGCCCAAGCGATCGAACTCGCGATCGCGGACGAGCCTCCGGTGACGCTGAAGGA
Encoded proteins:
- the fni gene encoding type 2 isopentenyl-diphosphate Delta-isomerase, which codes for MLDKLNLTVTYSRGARAIKNSETGQVPGEKPDIGRRKKEHIEICLHEDVEGRGEGTGFDRYRFRHLALPEVNFNGIDTSTQFLNRKLRVPFMVSSMTGGTDEAGRINVRLAEAAERKGWAMGLGSLRAAIANPSTARSYQVRQHAPNVPLLANLGAVQLNYGFGIEECRRAVQMTDADALVLHLNGLQELFQNEGDNNFGGLLNKIERLCREAEFPIGVKEVGWGIDGDTASKLADAGVSFIDVAGAGGTSWIEVEKHRSANHLTREAAKAFEDWGTPTAECIAETRAAVPDAYVIGSGGLANGVDAAKAIALGADLASFGRSLLAPALHSAERLSELFDRLEFELKAAMFGIGAANMSQLSRTERLLRMN
- a CDS encoding aromatic acid exporter family protein, yielding MGFRVIKTALATLAAIYTAYLLGVDNSLSAGILAILGVDTTRWRGIKTVFARFTASLLGLMLASALFEFIGFYFWVLALYIILAYPLLARTGLKDGIITGSVIVFHLFAFGDVTTVAILTELKLLAIGLGWATIFNLVYMPKENKTLITLRERTEQGFSDIFRHLAMHLRFPDTLWDGEEVLMTSSAIEEGVQVAQRARENRLIPQDEPWQLYFQMRRQQLESIQLMMESVAFVSRHVPQADLIAVLFDRLTEDVKSDYYEGETERMLTELEKSFRGLPLPQTRDEFEIRSSLFQLTRELSRYLEIASREKKRKSTSAHAIIQ
- a CDS encoding outer spore coat protein CotE; this encodes MAIADKRLQRREIITKAVCGKGRKFSTITHTVTPPHHPTSILGAWIINHQYEAVKSGDGIEVIGSYDINIWYSYNKNSQTDVAKETISYVELVPLSYVDPKHRSSTEEVSAEATQEPNCVEATISSNGSSVIIRVEREFAVEMVAETKVCVVVDPNGFDDDGKEVDFGLGDDGDFEDLDSDLLEDDL
- a CDS encoding putative amidoligase domain-containing protein, producing MVNRSEAGTLWIYCGKSGNRRSALERLELPEIRDLRLAKPNDCVMIVGESEGAAVGSMNPVVSSVSPWLMNAAASRVASLPREELERRLRREGLPARFGAGKRDGTPISVSVWGRAAIEMRRVFPNAKKFNDVKYKRNLWDKSEITSEHAIWKPAEKLSVRALYMLGLDYGQVDLLLTEGGKLSITGVSPFLKEAREEVIPTLHEVIRGFSAVWAEETSNGVRAKLGADPEFVLLSPEGRVVPATRYFTPEGDTGADSVRIRGEKRWPLVELRPRPTLYPESLTSDVRRLLQVAAERTIGSSLTWKAGALPVPGLPLGGHVHLSGVALTNERLRALDNALALPLRLLEPREAARRRPRYGFLGDARSQSHGGFEYRTPPSWLVSPRLALGAFALAKVAAEHSRELASDRPLDEERYRDAFYQGDRTLLLVAMERVRQVLARTNGYLAYREPIDFLFDSIERGRSWDESSDIRLKWRIPIL